A window from Neobacillus sp. PS3-40 encodes these proteins:
- a CDS encoding trypsin-like peptidase domain-containing protein translates to MINVKKFRFLVLLSVMVFSMFYTSSSVLAADNTFKLKEQKATIHIGDVKNLQVITSSINKKKVLWQSSNSKIATVDKTGNVKGITTGAAKITAYIPKTKLKVVATITVVERVYDSKGIFKKVNPSIVYIELYNQHNQLVSSGSGIIISKDGKIATNLHVINDISLGQYVKIKLSDGKSYKTSKVLGYDEKEDLAIVKIDGPNNLSVAELGDSTKISTGEKVYALGSPLGIQNTMTEGIISNTSIPVEKVTRIQTSAPISPGNSGGALVNQNGKVIGVVVASLIDGQNMNLAIPINKLKALKTNNNTNLLDLNRKIYPPLSGKGEVDEQEDNGYLDNADPLVNLENDIYGSVSDINDMDLFMINLTENKTISVTATTEDASLSSDLGVTLYDKDGNEIITSDNNFSNADNCYFSELDKDLSPGTYYVGFYAYSDSKLSWNKNNYMGYVEFK, encoded by the coding sequence ATGATTAATGTTAAAAAATTTCGATTTTTAGTTTTATTATCAGTAATGGTATTTAGTATGTTTTATACATCATCCTCCGTTTTAGCAGCAGATAATACATTTAAACTTAAAGAACAAAAAGCAACTATCCATATTGGAGATGTGAAAAATCTCCAAGTTATTACATCAAGTATAAATAAAAAAAAGGTTTTATGGCAGTCTAGTAATTCTAAAATTGCCACAGTTGATAAAACAGGAAATGTTAAAGGTATAACTACTGGTGCTGCTAAGATAACAGCTTATATTCCTAAAACCAAACTCAAAGTGGTCGCTACAATTACAGTAGTTGAAAGAGTTTACGATTCAAAAGGAATATTTAAAAAGGTGAATCCAAGTATTGTTTATATTGAGCTATATAATCAGCATAATCAGCTAGTTAGTTCGGGTAGTGGTATTATCATAAGCAAAGATGGTAAGATTGCGACCAATTTACATGTAATCAATGATATAAGTTTAGGACAATATGTAAAAATTAAATTATCAGATGGAAAATCTTATAAAACAAGCAAGGTACTAGGCTATGATGAAAAAGAAGATTTAGCGATAGTAAAGATAGATGGTCCAAATAATTTGTCTGTGGCTGAATTGGGTGATTCAACTAAAATTTCAACCGGTGAAAAGGTCTATGCCTTAGGGAGCCCTCTTGGAATTCAAAACACCATGACTGAAGGGATTATTAGTAATACCTCGATTCCAGTAGAAAAGGTGACAAGAATTCAAACAAGTGCACCAATTTCTCCCGGAAATAGTGGAGGAGCGCTTGTTAACCAAAATGGGAAAGTGATAGGTGTTGTAGTAGCAAGCCTTATAGATGGTCAAAATATGAATTTGGCTATTCCTATTAATAAATTAAAAGCATTAAAAACGAATAATAACACAAATTTACTAGACTTGAATCGTAAGATATACCCTCCGCTTAGTGGAAAAGGAGAGGTTGATGAGCAAGAAGATAATGGATATCTAGATAATGCTGACCCTCTTGTAAACTTAGAAAATGATATTTATGGAAGCGTATCTGATATAAATGATATGGATCTATTTATGATCAATTTAACTGAAAATAAAACGATTTCAGTTACTGCTACTACTGAAGATGCAAGCTTAAGTAGTGATCTTGGCGTAACCCTCTATGACAAGGATGGGAACGAGATTATTACATCAGATAATAACTTCTCAAATGCTGATAATTGTTATTTTAGTGAACTAGACAAGGATCTAAGTCCAGGTACTTATTACGTAGGGTTTTATGCATACTCAGATAGTAAACTAAGTTGGAATAAAAATAATTATATGGGATATGTTGAATTCAAATAG
- a CDS encoding glucosaminidase domain-containing protein, with protein sequence MKKIFITIIAFVLVTTGIDLFSQENAFAESNPVPISGASTLTSKQIGDYVLLHNENPKLIGVNIYRLADLYLSLGRIEGIRGDIAFAQAVHETGYFAFGKDVLPEQNNYAGIGAVGGGFQGAYFTTPEEGVRAQIQHLKAYANMDPLLSEKVDPRFDYVKRGIAPYWTDLNGKWAVPGDFYGESILAIYNEMKAIQLTIPNVDNDVTHDLPIATLSLKYDRPLLSPAGQVSRILKRGYSYKIYGTLGNNYNLGGNYIVKADSSKMNVFIGRLYIPDNLGVLYKPDGTKHRNLTVGETIRVYSYDDTAYNVGGGYFIKKDPHLSLYKGIVTVTSDSTLFNASGEIVKTLTKGQQFRVYNLKDKRMEVGGGLYILFDKNKNGYVNL encoded by the coding sequence ATGAAAAAAATTTTTATTACAATTATTGCATTTGTGTTAGTTACCACAGGAATCGATCTATTTTCACAAGAAAATGCTTTTGCTGAATCAAACCCAGTGCCTATTTCAGGGGCTTCTACATTAACCTCAAAGCAAATAGGAGATTACGTACTATTACATAATGAGAATCCAAAATTAATAGGAGTAAATATTTACAGATTAGCAGATTTGTATCTTTCTCTTGGTCGCATTGAAGGGATAAGAGGAGATATTGCCTTTGCACAGGCTGTTCATGAAACGGGCTATTTTGCTTTTGGCAAGGATGTTTTACCTGAGCAAAATAACTATGCAGGAATTGGTGCAGTAGGCGGGGGCTTTCAGGGAGCCTATTTTACAACTCCTGAAGAAGGAGTGCGTGCTCAAATCCAACATCTGAAAGCATATGCAAATATGGATCCATTGCTATCAGAAAAAGTAGATCCCCGATTTGATTATGTAAAAAGGGGAATCGCTCCCTATTGGACAGATCTAAATGGCAAATGGGCAGTTCCCGGAGATTTCTACGGTGAAAGTATTCTCGCTATTTACAACGAAATGAAAGCGATCCAGCTAACGATCCCAAATGTTGACAATGACGTCACACACGATTTGCCTATCGCCACCTTATCTTTGAAATATGATCGCCCATTATTGAGCCCTGCTGGCCAAGTCTCTAGAATTCTCAAACGAGGCTACTCCTATAAGATTTATGGAACTCTAGGAAACAATTATAATCTTGGCGGCAACTATATCGTTAAAGCTGATAGCAGTAAAATGAATGTGTTCATCGGAAGACTGTATATTCCTGATAATCTAGGAGTATTATACAAGCCTGACGGGACGAAACATCGCAACCTAACAGTAGGAGAAACCATTAGAGTGTATAGCTATGATGATACTGCCTATAATGTTGGCGGCGGTTATTTTATAAAAAAAGATCCACATCTTTCCCTTTATAAAGGGATCGTCACTGTTACTTCTGATAGCACCTTGTTTAACGCTTCAGGTGAAATAGTTAAGACACTGACAAAGGGTCAACAGTTTAGAGTCTATAATCTAAAAGATAAAAGGATGGAAGTCGGCGGCGGGCTTTACATTCTTTTTGATAAAAATAAAAATGGTTATGTGAATCTATAA
- a CDS encoding ankyrin repeat domain-containing protein: MKQGDGVKCQQRMQIFFTLAKFGDLEKFKGNFDIDLMNKKNSNGSGLLHYAISGNKFDIASFLIDKGIDVNMTNVDCQTALHLICVNQDLKVAKELLQRGIGINIKDKYGNNALWTAVFNYKGKNYEMVELLMNYHPDILNNNNAGRSPLDFAEQVVNERLINILLERK, from the coding sequence ATGAAGCAAGGAGATGGAGTAAAATGCCAACAGAGAATGCAGATATTTTTTACTTTAGCTAAGTTTGGTGACCTTGAAAAATTTAAGGGCAATTTTGATATTGATCTAATGAATAAAAAAAATAGTAATGGTTCTGGATTGTTACATTACGCTATTTCAGGAAATAAGTTTGATATTGCTTCTTTTCTAATAGACAAAGGTATTGATGTAAATATGACCAATGTCGATTGCCAAACAGCATTACATCTTATTTGTGTGAATCAAGATTTAAAAGTTGCTAAGGAACTGTTACAAAGAGGTATAGGTATAAACATAAAAGATAAATATGGTAATAATGCATTGTGGACTGCTGTATTTAATTATAAAGGAAAAAATTATGAAATGGTTGAGCTACTAATGAATTACCATCCGGATATTTTAAATAATAATAATGCCGGAAGGTCACCTTTGGATTTTGCAGAGCAAGTAGTTAATGAGAGATTAATAAATATATTGTTGGAAAGGAAATAA
- a CDS encoding HNH/ENDO VII family nuclease — translation MIGDKSKSRNGQWDMGHTPENKYSEWHEKYIKGEITKEEFLDWYRNPKNYKPENPFASRSHKYE, via the coding sequence TTGATTGGGGATAAAAGTAAGTCAAGAAATGGTCAATGGGATATGGGACATACACCTGAAAATAAATATAGTGAATGGCATGAAAAATATATTAAAGGTGAAATAACGAAAGAAGAATTTTTAGATTGGTATAGGAATCCCAAAAATTATAAGCCAGAAAATCCTTTTGCAAGCAGAAGTCATAAATATGAATAA
- a CDS encoding phosphoribosylaminoimidazole synthetase, producing the protein MEIKCEKNKGYMFSPKIVKEGNETTTIYNGISLGTIYRVCGTMLYEEGVYYLIYDDFEMPNWYLADLFTVTSSSLPEQWYFKYYGQSENLSAIWGYYELVNVDKHFDGLGEQEQEEIEIFLKRKNEMYK; encoded by the coding sequence ATGGAGATTAAATGTGAGAAAAATAAAGGGTATATGTTTAGTCCTAAAATCGTAAAGGAAGGTAATGAAACGACAACTATTTATAATGGTATCTCTTTAGGTACTATTTATAGAGTTTGCGGTACTATGCTTTACGAAGAAGGCGTATATTATCTCATTTATGATGATTTTGAAATGCCAAATTGGTATCTAGCAGATTTGTTTACTGTGACATCTAGTTCACTTCCTGAACAATGGTACTTTAAATATTATGGACAAAGTGAAAACTTAAGTGCTATATGGGGATATTATGAATTAGTGAATGTAGATAAACATTTTGATGGATTAGGTGAGCAGGAACAAGAAGAAATAGAAATATTTCTTAAGAGAAAAAATGAAATGTACAAATAA